Genomic window (Euleptes europaea isolate rEulEur1 chromosome 8, rEulEur1.hap1, whole genome shotgun sequence):
TCTGCACCATTCAGGGCAAGGTGaatggatgggggagggggtgtccaTCCCAAGGTCCGGCTGCCTGCCTGTGCggccagatcacgcgaagtgatggtatcgctttactctgctcaggttagacctcaccttgagtataatgttcagttttgggcatcgcaatttaagaaggatgtagacatgctggaacatgtccagaggagggcaacaaagatggtgaggggtctgaacatggttatcatatcccctctcagtcttctcctcttcaggctaaacatacccagctccttcaacctttcctcataggactcggtctccagacccctcaccatctttgttgccctcctctggacatgttccagcttgtctacatctttcttaaattgtcgtgcccaaaactgaacacagtactctaggtgaggtctaaccagagcagagtaaagtgataccatcactttgcgtgatctggacactatacttctgttaatacagcccaagatcgcatttgcctttttagctaccgcatcacactgctaagtcatgttcagtgttcggtctactaagaccccaagatccttttcacacacactactgctcagacaagtctcccccatcctataattattcatttgatttttcctacctaaatgcagaactttacatttgcctttgttgaagtgcattttattaattctagcccacttctccagcctgtcaagatcatcctgcatcttggctctgtcttctactgtatttgctacccctgccaatttagtatcatctgcaaatttaataagcatcccctctattccttcatccaaatcatttgtaaagatgttgaacaatccagggccctgaggcactccacttctTTCCAAGtgaatgaggaaccattaactagcactctttgggtacgatctgtcaaccagttgcagatccacctaacagtaataggatctaaaccacatttccccaatttgtcagctagaatactatgtggaaccttagcaaaagccttactgaaatctagataaactatgtctactgcattctcctgatccagcaaggtagtaactttctcaaaaaagcagataagattagtctgacatgacttatcaaaagagtttctgtctagacattaggaagaactttctaacagtcagagcggttcctcagtggaacaggcttcctcgggaggtggtgagctctccttctttggaggtttttaagcagatgctagatggccatctgtcagcaaggctgattctatgaccttaggcagttcatgagagggagggcaccttggctatcttctgggcatggagtaggggtcacagggtgtgtgtgtaggggggaggtagttgtgaatttcctgcattgtgcagggggttggactagatgaccttggtggtcccttccaactctatgattctagaacttggccgggaagagcggggtattGAAACAATAAATAGGACTGCAGGGTGCTGCAAGGTGAGGGCGGCTGCAAAGCAGACCATTCCTGCTCTGACCCTTCTGGCCTGGCTTTCCTTACTCGCTGTGCCCCGGAACGTACTCCTTCAGTCCCTTGAAGCAGTAGGTGGAGGGGAAGGCCCTCTGGGGTGAGGGTCTGCTCTGCCCCCAGACCCGGCTGACACCCTCCcccatctccttccttccctgcagctTCAGCGCTCTGAGTGGGATTCGCTGCCAGCCTACCTCCACTCCCTGCAGACGCTGCTGCTAATGGTGCTGAAGCAGGGCTCCGGCCGGCCTCAGGGCGACCACGGCCTCTTTCTGCGGTACCACATCGAGGCCATCACGGTGAGGGGCATCAACAGCTTTCGCCAGTACAAGTACGACATGAGCATCGTGGGCAAGTGAGTACGACCGCTGGTCAGTAGTCCAGGTACCCCAGGCTGGCAATTGCTGCCAGGATGGTGGAAGGCAGGCGGTGTGGGTGGGCAGAGGAGAGATGGAGAGCAGGACCAGGCATCGGGTTCAGGAGGTTGTGCAGGTGTGGTGAAGCCTTCCTCTTTGTCTTCCTGCCCAGAACCCTGGAGGGAATGTTCCGGAAGCTGAACAACCTACTGGAACGCCTGCACCAGTCCTACTTCTTCTACctgctcccttctctctcccGTTTCGTCTCCATCGGGGTCTACATGCCAGCCTTCGGcttcctcatcctcatcctcGTTCTGAAGATATCCTGCTGGGAAGGGGGGCAGAGGGAGCCAGGGCCTGGGGGCTCTTTCACTTGGGAGGGCGGGAGCCTTCCAGTCGAGCAGCCCAGCACTGTGATCTTGGGGCAGCCATAAGCGGCTTTGCAGAATCCCCTGAGCTCCAGTATGCTGCTGGCCGGCAGCCAGAGCGCTTTTGGGGGGGGATCACCCCCCTGCCCTGTTTGGCTGGCTTGTCCCAGGCGAGAGGGGTGATGAGCCAGGGGGGAGGCTCTCTGAGGCAGGGGGCATGGCTTGCAACTACCAGcagcaagggggaggggaaccccccGCACTGGCCAGCAGGGTAAGGGCCTAGAGGCCCTCCGAGCGCCAGCCATAGGGAGGTTCTGAGGGTTGCCCTCCACCAAGGTCAGCGTCCAGGAGGATATTCACAGCCTCAACGGGAAGAACAGAGACAGGTTTCAGCAGCAGCACCTCCTCTGTCTCCTGCCCCggagcccccaccccagcccGCCCTCCTGTGCAGCCAGGGGGCATGGCAGCAAAAATAAATGGGAGCCAAGAGTTATAAAGAGCTGCCATCAAACTCCCGTTTCTTTTTGCCCTGCTGTAGAGCTCCCCGCCCCCAATCTCTCAAGGCCGGTCTTGTCCCTCTCTGGGGTCCTGCACCCTCTGCTTCCTGAGATGCTGGGGACCCCACCTGGGGccctctgcctgcaaagcaggcgCTCTGTCATTAAGCCGTGGCCCCTCCCTCAAAGAAGCACCAGGGAGCCAAgttcatggggtgggggtggggctctgCTTTCTAATCACTAGCTGTTGTCTGGGGTGGGAGGCAGTCTCTGTCCCTGGTCAGCGCAGGAGGTCTCTGCTCCCTCTACTTGTGAGCTGTTTCAGCAGAGCGTGAAGCCCTCTTGGATAGATCTTGGGTGAGATCTGGTGCAAGGAGGGGGCAGTGCCAGTCTGCAGGGCCCCCAGGACCCCTTTGGCCAGAGTGTGAGCACAGCggtcagtgtcagactagggtctggccATTCCAAGTGGGAGTCCCTATTCTGCTTGGCAGTTTTCTGAGATCTCGTCGATCTCAGCCTCGGGTTGTCAAGAGGGGCATCCGTGTGCTGCCCGCACAACCGGGGACGGGCAGATGAGAGCAACAGACCTGGGGCTCCTTCCCAGGGCAGAGGGAAAGGGCCAGCCGGGCGGGGCTTCAGCCCTGGGGGCTGCGCACAGGATCCTCTGTGGATTCGTTTTCCTTGACTCTGCCCACGCTCTGGATCTGTGGATGAAGCTGAGCGGTTGCGACGTGGAGCCAGCTGACCAGTCTTGTGACGGAGACACCGTGGCGACAGAGGTGCGTGGCAGGTGGTGGACTGCCCTGGGGCAAGACTTGCCTTGACCACCAGCGGGGTCCGTCCCCGGTTTGTGTCGGCTCTTCTCCCCACACGCCCCAAATGGTCAGGAGCCGGATGCTGTTTGCTTTTGTTAAGTCACGGCTGTTGTTCTGGGCTCCATTGGACTGCCTGAGAGAACAGAAGGACACGGGAAATGCATCTttccaattctccccccccccttttgcactCGTGAACCCTTTTGCAAATGAGACGTTTAATATTCTTGTGGTCCTGCTGCAGTGAAAAGCCCTAGAGGACACGGAGCATGCGTTACGCTTCCCTGCCTTCTTGGGGGGCAGCTGCTTATAGGGCGGCTGCCGAGAACTCTTAAGGAATCCTGTTTCTGTGAACAGGAAGCTGGCGTCATTTGCCCAAGGGGAGTGGGGGGTCAGCGTGGAAGGGAGAAGCCGGCTgctgggatcctggagggttttttgccatctgggcatagAGTGGGGGGAGTGTGtcaggggaggtggttgtgaatttcctgcattgcacagggttggactagatgaccctggtggtcccttccaattcttatGATTCTACGCCATGGCCTGCCTGTCCCAGGAGCAAACCCTTCTGGGCCAGAGCTGGGGTCTCCCATGCGGTCCCTTTTGCCCATGGCCACCCCAGCTGTGTTTTCGGGCCCGGCCCTGGGCTTTGGCTTCCTGAATGTTCGGATCCTCCTCCTCTGTGCAGGAGCCCAGACCAAGCCTGCTGGCCCTGGTTCCCCCACTGCTGATCTGCCACACTGCGGGGCTTGCCCTCTACTTCGTGCCCATTTTGGGACAGCACATGGCTACGCACCACTTCCCTGTCTCTGAGTCGGAGGCCGTGGTGCTCACCGTCATTGCCATCTACGTGGCGGGGTTGGCGCTgccccacaacacacacaggtGAGCAGGGCGAAGGGACGGggccttctcctccctcccaccccgtgGAGGGGCCGGGCTGGGGGCTGTGCAGCCAGAGCCCTGGGGGCTTTAAGTGCATGAGGctgggaggaggggcagggaCTCGGCTGGGCTTGCTGTGTGGCTCTGCCTCGCCAGAGAGAAGGTGGGGCCAGGCCGTGTGCCAAGCAGCTCCATGTCTGTGCCCTGCAGGGTCCTGACTGGCGCAGGAAGTGATCGTGGCTGGATGATGCTGAAGCTGCTCTCCTTGCTATACCTGGCCATGCAACTGGGCTGCATCGCCCTCATCAACTTCTCCCTGGGCTTCTTGCTGGCGGTCACCATCGTGCCGGTGGCTGCAGTCGTCCAGCCCACAGGGCCCAAGTacgtatggggggggggtcccaactCCTGGCAGCGATTGCTTCTCCCCCACATCATGGTTGAGCAGCTGTGGCCAAAGGCTATCCTATGGAAGGAAGGTGATAGAGCTGGAgatgggaagtgctgtcaagtcgtaccCAACTTCTGGTACTCCTGTAGGGTTTTTGCGgaaagagacgttcggaggtggctCGCTATTGCAACCCTGGACTCTCTTGACGGTCTCTTCAGGATGGGATGAGATCAGGGCCATCCTGGGCCAGGCAGGGCTTTGGTAGTCTTTGGAATCAGAAGCTGCTACACAGCTGAGTCTCCCTCTGCTGGGTTCTGCCTTCCTAGAACTGGCACTGCCTGCCCTCTGGTGCCGGTCAGCTCTCTGAGCCCGTCAGCGGCTGGCCAGAAGGGTTCATGTCGCTGGACACTTGAGTGCCTTCGTGAAGAGTGAAATGCCTGCTTTGCCTATTTCCCTGTCAGTGTCAAACAGCATTATCCTTTGGACTCGGGGTAGAAACTTGATGAAAAAACTACTTCTGTAGAGCAGTTTTTACAAAAGGAACCTGTTCCTACCCCACTTCTTGTGAAAATGAGGCCCCTCCTACACAATCCAAAGGGGGAACATTGGATTTGCTTTCCCTGAAAAGGTCTGGGTTTCTTGGTTTTGTCTCTGGACCCGCCTCTGTTCAGCAGGACATTGTGGAGACAAAATGAAAGGGGTGGTGGGAGTCATGCCTTTTCCCGTGGTtcaggggggggggtgcgtgcatGCAGCAACCAAACGTCCTGGCTGTGGCCCTGCCCCTGGCCTCAtcagcttgccttccccccccccaggtccctGCAGGCCATGCTGCTGGTGCTGGTCACCCCGGCTGCCACTCTGCTCTTCTGCATCTTCCTGTACCACGAGCTCATCGAGTACCCGATCACGGCGCTGGAGGGCTGGCAGCGGTTCCTGCAGGCCATCGCGGAGGGGCTCCTAGACCACCACCTCTATGGCTCCATTGTCTTCCCCTTCGTGGCTTTCTTTGTCTATCCCTGCTGGCTCCTGCTGTGGAACGTGCTCTTCTGGAAGTAGCTCTCCCGGGCGCAGGCTCTGCACTTGGAACCGGCCTGCCCGGCTTGTCTCTGCCCAGGATGAGCCGGAGGAGACACACCTTTGGGGGCGAGTGGAGGACCGTGGACCACCGTTAAGTCTGCAAAGCAAAACGTTGTGGACAGGGGAGCTGGCAATTCTCCTGGAGTTTTTATGCGCTTGGCCTGCAGCTGCTGCCCAGAGGGTTTGGGGCAATGAATGGGAGAGCTGAGTGTAAGAGGGCAAGGCTTGGCCAGGAGGGTGGGATCTCCTGGCTGGAGCAGGACAGCCTGTGTGCCACGGGGGAAGGGGTGGTTCTGTTGTATCCCCCCCAGCAGGAGGGGGGCCAGGGAAAGGCTAATCCTGTCTGGGCGGCCCCAGCCTGCCTGCAGTCCAAAGTGTTCCTCCTGAGGCACGGGGCCTGCGCTGGTGCTCATGGCTGGTCTCAGGTGCTGCCAGAGGGGCGGGGGAGGGCTCTGTCAGACACCCCAGCAAATGAAGGCATGTCATGGATGGGTGTGGTAGAAGGGGCGGTATGGCCTTTGTTATGAAAATAAAGAGAGACAGCTTGAGACGAGGCTTGTCTTCGGTTGCCTTCCTTCCACAAGTTGTATCCTGCCAGCTGGCGAAACACTGTGGTGTCCAGGGCAAGGGCCAGCCCCTTCAGGCCCTCTGTGCCTCGATGCAGCCCTCAGAGGCTGGAATCCCCCACAGCAGAGCGCAGGGAGGGCTTGGGTGCCAAGGTACAATGCCCACCAGGAGCCACCTGACGCCCAGGGGAAGGAATGTCCTTTTGAGGGCAGCCGCCGCACCCTGGCCTGGCCAAACGTTTTAACCTCGAGGGCCCAGGCACACAGAGGTGCAGCACGACAGTGGGTGCTGTTGAGAAGGCGGCCTGGCCTGGGCGGGATGAGCTTGCCAGCTGCAGCCACCAGTAGGCTGTGTTGGGGTGATGGGCTGGCAGCTGGGGCCCGGGTTCTTCCCCTGCAAATGCATCTGCTCcagagccccccgtgcgcctggtgtgagggttccccacttctctgtgcaaatcccataaagccacttgctcagacagtcgtgcagaaacaaggatctttattgagagcttcagaaggtgtaagccatacactggtaaagttgcaagtgactatgatttcacaaagacagaattataacccctacagggtaacagatgtcaaacgtatattATGGGAAGCataactgtgcatggtacaaacatcaaagagccagggagcttgttagtactatctattgCCTCCAAGGTCAGAGCCGGaggaagggagtcagtaagagtt
Coding sequences:
- the GPAA1 gene encoding glycosylphosphatidylinositol anchor attachment 1 protein, which translates into the protein MGLLSDPYRRRALSRLLLRLNTPLCIISFLVGLGWFLGLAFHPFALRAYMSENAMGSTMVEEQFVFGERALSYAREFAGHKKKAGGMPVAWLEKTMWNLGLEVYKQSFSRTLPFPDELRERYMVKGTNVYGILRAPRAASTESLVLSVPCSEGQQNNQAVGLMLALASYFRGQIYWAKDIIFLVNEHDLLGMEAWLEAYHDVNMTAIQSSGMLGRAGAIQAAISLELNSDVITSFDVAVEGLNGQLPNLDLVNLFYAFCQKSNLLCTIQGKLQRSEWDSLPAYLHSLQTLLLMVLKQGSGRPQGDHGLFLRYHIEAITVRGINSFRQYKYDMSIVGKTLEGMFRKLNNLLERLHQSYFFYLLPSLSRFVSIGVYMPAFGFLILILVLKALDLWMKLSGCDVEPADQSCDGDTVATEEPRPSLLALVPPLLICHTAGLALYFVPILGQHMATHHFPVSESEAVVLTVIAIYVAGLALPHNTHRVLTGAGSDRGWMMLKLLSLLYLAMQLGCIALINFSLGFLLAVTIVPVAAVVQPTGPKSLQAMLLVLVTPAATLLFCIFLYHELIEYPITALEGWQRFLQAIAEGLLDHHLYGSIVFPFVAFFVYPCWLLLWNVLFWK